Within the Trichoderma breve strain T069 chromosome 3, whole genome shotgun sequence genome, the region CCTGCTCCTTCTCCCCAAGAGGCATTCGCTTGGGGAGTTGAGCGTCAGCATCGAGCCACCAGCGGCTCACGATATCAGTAACCGAGGTTACCAAAGCATCGCTGAGCTCCCGTAACATTGACTGGTGATGACCGTTGATGAGGATGGGTCGAGGGCAATAAGCCTTGTAGGACTCTGCAGGCcagaggggaggggggcaGAGCCTCATGAGCTTGGCTTTGAGCGTCTCATGCTCCCATTTGTAAAAGGCTTCATCGGCATCTGCGGTTAACACATTTTCATATCCATTGGGGCCACGCCCAACATGGATCTGCTTAAGAGGCTCGGGATATTGAAGATAATTCATCTTGAAAGTACTATATCTGCTGCGTATACAGTAGAGTCAACTAATAATTTGTGAGATATGAAAAGAACCACTGGATCAACCCTCTACCACTATGGCTTAAATATCCTCCTCGCCGAGCTTACCAAAAATGTTCCACGATCCATGTCATCATGCAAGGCCACTCCCAAGCACCACGTATCCCATCTGACAAGGCCAGATCGCCAGCCGCAATCTCTCGATCGTTCAGCTCCACGTAGATCAGATCATCCACCCATCCCCCGTCGTATACAAAATACGACGCCATTTCAAATAGTCCACCGGCTAACAGCGCCAGGGGGTCAATCGGTTCCGGACGCCATTGTATTTCCCATTCGGCCAATGCCCGCGCCGAGACTTGGGTCATCTACCCCCTTGCATATTAAAGTCTCAGACACGCCCGCCAATGACCAGCTTCGGGGAAGACACCGCAAGCCACCGGCTCTGCCGCCTTGACGGTGATGGCACTTACAAGCGAAAGAAAGTGGGGAGGAACAGGTGGCTGGCTTAGAACCAATGGGTGTATACAAAAAGGAAATCCAAGACATGAGGCTTTCGAGATATTACTCAGAAGCGGCCACCCCCCACGTAATACTGGCTAGCCTGCATCGGCCCGGTCCTAGCTAGCTGTCTCAAGCTCAAGAGGCAAGGAAGTGTCAATAATGGGCTTCATCCACGGTGTACTTGGGCCTCTGCTCTGCATAGACACACGGACATTTATTTATGCACTTAATGGTATGCTTAATGGCGGCAGTAGTAATGCTACCCTAAGATGAAGATCGATCTGATGCTACCAAAGACGGACGTAATCGTTGATAGGTAGGCATTATACTAAGAATTCTAAATAGAGAAGAGCAGGAATATTCGTAGACTATCACAATGGAGAAAAGACTGTCTCGATAGCCTCTGTTTCAGTCGAACAAGCCCCAACCCTCAGTATTCTCAATAATTCCCTTCAAATGCGCCGCCAAATTCCGGAAATTCTCCAGGCTACTTCTGCTCACCTTCATCACCAGCTCCTCAGCCCTCTTCAAAACATCGTCTTCAGGTGCCATACTGCCTTTTTGCTTAAAAATCCAGCTCGAgtccaacatcatcatcgccagctCCACGCGGAGATGATCCACCAACGTCACGTTGTTTGGGTTGTCAAGCGCAGGCGTCGATCCAATCATGATTGCGATCAAAGCCTTGGGCTGAGCATTCCCCAACTCCCTCTGAAGCGCGCTGTAACTGTTCTGATATGGAACTCCGCTGGCCACAATGTCGTGTAGAAGCCCTACAGCCTTCTTCGCGTATTTGGCCGCAACCTCTTTAATCTCATCTGGGTTTGAAGCTGGGAGGGACAAATTCAgcatcttgatcttgagtGATAGCGTATCTGGAAGAACTGCTGGCTTTCGATTCTGATCAGCTTGCCACGCCGGGGTTCGAAGGCTATCGATCCGCTCCAGAATCCGCCCCCAAACAGGATTGTCACGAGTAGCAGTCAATGTGTCGCTCACGAATTGATCAAACTTGTTCAGGTTCCCttgcatgatgatgatatccGCAATCTCAAAGAGAAACGACGCAAGCGACTGATGAGAGTCTTTCTGTTGAGTCTTTTTGTCGTGATTTTCTGCAtcattcgtcttcttctccaattTCGTAAGATGGAGGCGAATGGTCTCGAGGAGACTTTTTGTCAATCTGTCATAATCATGGTTCCATAGATAGCCCCAATGCCTACCCGAGTCTGAGCTGACCAGCTTCCGGTCGGCTCTCACAGCATCGGTTATAGCAGAAACCCAGTCAGGGAGCTTCATTCTTAGCAATAGGTACTGCTTTGCCATATCAACATACTTGGCTGAGATGTCGGTTTTCATCACTCTGAGAAAAGTCTCCAGCGCAGTCGGAAACATGGGTATGGCGGGAAGCTGAGCATCATCAGGCATAGTGAAGCCATGTTTCTTGATAAATAGTTTCATCCACCGTTGGTTGTTTTCCGCCGAAGCATCCATTATGGTATAAATGAGCTTCTTGTACGCCCGGCTTTCTTCTGACTGCCAATCCTGCCAGAATCCTAGTTTCAAGACGAGGTCCATGATTGTGGGAGTGGTCAAGGTTCCATCACTAGATTTCCAAATTTCAGGCAGCTCGTCATCAGATGACAAAGCATCCCAGTCTGTCAACGGCTGTGATTCGTTGATTGAAGATGCAATCGGCGCAGCATACTCGAGTAACGCATTGAATATGCGCTTCTTTACCTCGGGATCCGTAGTGTTAGCTATAGCCTCTGTCAATCCCTTGACAGCAGCAGTCCGGATGTCAACATGGCTTGCTCTCTTGAGAATCTTGATGTTTAATTCCACCGCAAGACCCGGATCGACAACAGGAGATTCTCTCAGAAGCTGGGCCAGCATTTTGACAGTGGTGACTTTAACAAGCGGTCCCTTGTTCGCAGATTCATCATCAGACTTCTGCTTCGCACGCTTTTCTGCCTGTTCTTGGAGTTTATCCAAGATGGCATCCGTAAAAGTTTCAAAAAAATGCTTCGCATCGGCAGGGCGGAAATGAATGAGAGCCTTTGGGTTAAGAAGCGGCCTATGCCATGAGCTTGCGTCCGGGTTCTCCAAGACAAATTGCTGGATCAAAGGGATCGCCATCGAAGGGCTGGCCCCTTCCAAGAGCCTATTGATTACCCATACCAACGTACCAAACGGTTTATCTGTTTCCGGTCCTCTTCTTATACTCTCAAGGACCGAAGCCCCCAACTGAGAGAAGAGGCTAGCCGGCACATAATACTTGAAATGATCAATTATGCCGGTAAATCCAGACACGTGCGCGTCGACTTCTCTCTCTAGAAACTCTTGATCGAGATATACAGCCGGAATACGCACTGCTTCTGAGTTGGGAAGCGGCTTTTTTAGCAATGAGATGTCAGAGCCTTTCTTCATGTTGAGAGCCAGGATTCCCGCAACCACATAAGCATCCACATGCTTGCAAGTGAGCTTTGAATACGTGGTAGAAAACGAGTCCCAGAAGGACAAAGGGCGAGGCTTTTGAGGAATGACGCATTTCACTTTCCCAAATTCAGAATCCCTAGCCGAGATGAATTTAGTCAGGTGGCCATTCTTTGGCCGACTTAACAAGACATCCAAGCACGTTGGCGTAAgcgttttgctcttttcagTCTGCGAGATCCGTTCATACTCAGGGTCAGGATTCCACTCAATGGGCTGCATATCCTCATCTGCATTGGGAAGAGACGGTTCGGGTCGTTCAtccgcctcttcatcaatccCAACTTCATCCTTCTTGACACCGATACCCTCAAAAACAGACCACCAAAAcctctcagcctcttctggGGACATGCGGTCCTTGCTCAGGTTGATGGTAGCATGTTGCCAGGCCCTTGATATGCGTTCTTTCCGCTGCGGTTCCTTGGAGAGCTTGCCCGGCATCCGAATGTACTGCTGCAGAGCCGCGGCCCAGCTATCAATAAACGGTCCAATGGCCAGCTGAGTTTCCTCGTCAATCTGGATGGGCTGCAAACCCCTGAGAGGGTTCATAAACACAATGGCTTCGATCCGCGACCGTCCATATGGCAAGTATGGCAGGGCTGACTCAAAATCGTACACCAAGTGTTGGATAGTCAGTCCTTTAGGCCAAATCTCATCAGCCGTGACCAAAGCCGGCGTATGCCGGAGGCGAAACTCTCTCCATATTGAATCGTGATACCTGGCCAGTTGATCAAGAAACCTGATGGTGGGCTCGCGCAAAGATTCGGGGTCTTTCACTTGGAAGCGGGAGAGGCTGGAGTAAGCTCTGTTATCAAATCTTACTCCACCGGCGGGACCAAAAATATGTTGATGCGGCAACATCTTTTCCAGCATGGCAAATGTTGGCTTCCATAAAGCTTCAAACAGCGCGTCATCTGATATCTTGGTCCGGTCCTGAAAGTCATTGACAAGGGCTATACGTTTGCAAATCACCCGATTGATCAGCTCAAACGCATTACCCCAATCGCTCCAGCCGCGAAAGCTAGGCTCATTGACGCCCATCATAGCCGTGTCAAAGAGAATCTGCAAGATGTCATTGGCAGATTGTATCCGTTGGCTGAGCTCTTCAAAGTGGACCGGTGTACTTTCTTTGGCGGGCAGAAAAGCCACAAGGTCAGTCAGTTCTCTTGTCCTCAGGAAGTATCCACCGTAGATTTCTTGAACCGTCAATGGATCCTTATTAAACCGCCTTGCCCAGCGAAGTGTTTCTCCGTAAAGCTCGAGATCCCCAATCGCGACGCATAGCTCCAAAGCAGCCACGGCCCATTTCGATCTTATTTCAGGCAAGCGACCCTGAGTGGCCTTTTTCATCCTCCTAGAAACCTCTTGACGAAGATCAGACCGTATAGTGTCCAATTCTGCTGCTGTAAATGGAGGAATGGCCTGACTCTGGCGCAACAAATAGGCTCGAATAATGAGGCAGTCGGCCAGATTGAAGTCATCTTGGTCCCGGCAACCATAAATGGACGTAGGGGTCGGATATCTTTCCCAATACCCAACATCTTTTCCGGCTCTTTGTACTTTCTCCCACAAGGTGAAGGCCTCGTCTGCCGGCAAGAGGGAGAATAGCTCAGGATGCCAACGGATGGATGACTTCTTAAGCCCAGAGTACTCCAAGCTAAGGGCCTCTCCAATATCAAACTGAAACCCTACCGTGTGTTTCAAGAACAAGCGTAAAAGCTGATATCTTCGTGTCGGGGCGACGTCCTTTATGAGATCTACCAGCGAGTGTCTCTTCAGAACAGTCTCGGGAATAAGGGGGAACAACTCCGTCAACATCTCAGAGTACTCAGTCCTCCCACGTGAGTCATTCCATACTTTGACCAAACGAACAAGGATCCGTTTATAGTGCTCGCTCGAATTCCGAAACTCTTTGTGAAATGGTTGGCGCTCTTTCAAGCACAGCATAACACGGCTCCAGAAGCGCATCGTGGTGTCACTGGTTATCATTCGTCTTGACAAAAACCGCTTGCTTAGCGGATAGATTACTGCCTCAAGGAGGGCATCTGGAGAAGCTCCAAGCAGTGTTTCGCTGTCGATGAACCTGTCTAGAACGTCCAAGCCATACTGGGTGCGGTAGATGACTAGAGGCTTCACCGCGGTCAAGAACTCGGAGGCTTTGATTTCGTTGCGTCGCAGCTTTTCGTCGTAGTGCTGCTCAAAGAACTCGTGGTCCGTTTCAACGGCTATATCGTAGTTATCAGGGAGCTGTCGCTTCATTTCCTTCCACTGTAACCTGAAAGCACCACCGCAAGCTGGAAGAATCTTGACATATTCATCGCGCAAGGGACGGCTATCCAGCACAGcattctcatctccatcgagTCCCCAGAGCAGAGTCAGAAGCTCTTCCGTTGCTCTCTGGCGTTCTTTGCGGGCACCTTGTGCACGACCACTGATTCCAAGCCATTTGACGAGGGAGCGCACGCCGCTCACGCTGAGCTTCGCCATCAGCTGAGCGACCCCCGTCGCTCCGCCAGCGGCTTCCCATGTCTTTGCAaatgtcttttctttgcataGAAGGCGGTAGAATCGTGTGATGGCAGCTTGTTGTACATTGAGGCAGTGTTCCTGTCGAATCACTGCTATAGTCGTCTGAGGCTCCTTGGAGGCAGAGGGCCATAAAGAGAGGGCAATGGACGGAAGAGAGTCTGAAGCGACGAGCGCGATAAGCTGAGGAGTGATAGACGACTCTGCGTCTGCATTGTTTTTGACAAGATTGCGTAGATAAGTTGCCTGGCCTCGAGGTGTAGAGCCTCGAAGCAGGTCCAAATCAAGCACCACTTTATTCGCCATGGCCTCAGAGAGGTTGTGTGTTAATGCCAGTTGAGGATGGCTCACAAAAcagatgatggtgacgacgCCAGTGATTATTATATCCTCAACCACAAGAAGTCCAAATTTTCAATCGAATCATTCAACCCAATGCCAAGCCACAGAGACAATTTGATTCCCTTTTTTCCAATGCAACCTCGTAAGGCTGATTTTCAGTCATGTTTGAGTCAGACTGGAGCCACCTTTTTGTACGGGCGTTGGTCGCTTATACGAGCTAGCCATTATCATATAAAACAACCCCGCATCCTGGAGATCTAGACTCGAGCATCCAATGAGTTGCTGGCTCTGAGATGTCATTGACATGGAAGTAGTTAATTTTCAATACGAGACAGGATCTAGGCAGCCAATGGGGGAATGAGTCACGGTGCCGAATCTGTAGTGGACGAGATCCAGATGGACAGCTTTATGTTAGTTGAGACATTAGTTGAGACCTTGGCGCACAGCTCACACAAGAAAATCCTTGAAGAAATCCAACTTGATCACGCAAAAGCAGCCTCAAACGGCCATAAACGACCCCTTTACTTGATCAACATATTCATTATACAAATtacgtgtacatgtatctacAATTGCAAGCGCCAAACAACATACACAACACCACTCGCCCCATCATGAAAAGTCGTTGCCGTAACCACACCAACACAAGGAAAAACTCCAAAGTAAAAACTTCCCAACCCTCACAGCTTCGCCTCAGCAATCCCCTTatacttcttcaacagcctccCCACCGCCGCCCTCGGACTCCCCCCATCCACAAACCCAAGAAACGGGTTCCCGACTTTATACCCAAGCATGTCCACCAACCTTTCCGGAATatcatccagcttctcccagTCCACCGCCAGGATCTGATTCTCCATGGGCCTAATCCACGGCTGGCAGTACTGCGCCGTCAGTGCCAATCTGCTCCCATCGCTTGTATTCGCACCGCCGCCGTGCCATAACgtgctgaggaagaagagcatgcTGCCAGCCGGCATGATGACGGGAATCGTCTCTTCGGCTGAAGGCACGCGGTGAGAATCCCAGAGATGCGAATCTGGGACAATGACAGTTGCGCCATTGTTAGCCGTATAGTCATCCAGCGCAATCATGACACCCTGCTCTTATAAGTCAGcccttccctctctctctctcttttccattctcttcttcaacccttCATAAGAAAGTACAAAGATGGACAAAATTGAATAAGTCACTCACCGTCCCAACCGGCTTATGAggcctctccatcgtcaCATACCCATGATCATAATGCAACGTCTGCGCACTCTCCCCCGGCAAGATATTAATGCTCTGAAACGAATTAACCAAGTACCCAGGATCCAAAAAGTAATCAGTCAGCGCAAGAACATCCTCATGCAGCGCAAAGGCGTCAAATACGCGCGACTTGTTCGCCAGCGCGTACAGCCGCTGCGTCTTGTACCCTTCAAACGTGTTCCGGCCCTTTTCGCCCGCCGGCCCAACCATCTCGGGGTCCGCCGTCAGCCGCGCGACTTCAGCTTTCGCCTCGGCGACTATCGAGGGGGAGAAGGCGTTGGGTATGATCGCGTAGCCGTGCTCgttgatttgatggatgagctgctggatgcGAGCGTCAGGGGCCTTTGAGAGTGATGGCCGGCTCAGTCGCGCCGCGGATCCGACTTCATTGGGGACAGTGCCCCCCGCAAGAGGCTGTTTATTGCTCATTGGTTTACACGATATAGTAAGTACGAAAGAAACTTGACAGATGAAGTCAAAATAGCGGTATAGTATTGACCAGATAAATGGCCTACACCATCAACcccatcttcaactccaagacCTCGGGCtcgtatatatacatactcCGTCCTGTCTATATATAATCATTATACGAGCAATACAACTCTATCGAAATTCCATGACACACCAGCGGCCCATACGGAGAGCAAACGCAGATACCAGTGGGTCTAAAGCAAGGTCATCTTGCCAGCCAAGCCGAATCCAGAACCACGATAACCTATTCCGTACTACACGCAAGGGATAAGCGATCCATGAATGCGTAATCAAGCTGAATCCCAATCCACCAGTCTAGCCAAAGCCTCGGTAAAAAAGTTTTGCGCGTGGTTCAAAGAAGGGGAGAGCCTGGCCGATCTGGGGGGTTGTTCGACATGAGCTCGAGATCGGGGGCTAAGCTGAATACCCACTCGTGAAGGAACGGTAAAGTTCTTGGCCGTCTCCTTGACTGTCTATTGGCCCCTAGACGAAGACACATGACACCACATCAGTAGAGCCAGCCATTAACAGTTAGTCTCATGCATATTATCCATAGATTCAACGTCTAGCTCCTGTCGTGTTAATCATTCACAAATGTGGTCAAATTGGATCGTAATATATTCAATATATGCATTCGCTTTATTTAGCTAGTTTGTATATGTAAACAGAACAGGGCTTTGTACACTTTTTTTGTGCCCCCAAAAGTTAgatattaatttatatacaAGAAGGCTCGGCATTCCACTTTGCTCACGCTCTCCGCGCCGCTTCGTCCCTTGTCCAAGCTTAGTTGGAGCAGACGCCGTTCTTGCAAGAGTAAGGGTCAGAGCAGTCGTTGTCGTTGCCGCAAGAGGCACCGAGACAGTGACCCTCCCAAGAGCaggtgggaggaggaggagtagAGCCAGCAGTACCGCAGACGCCGCTATTGCAGGTGAGATCGTCAGAGCAGTCGTTGTCAGAGCCGCAAGAGGCACCGGCGCAGTGGCCGGCCCAAGAGCAGGTTCCGCTGCCACCGCTGGGAGTGCTGCTCTGGGTGGGGGGAGGAGTGGTGCCGGTGCCGGAAGAGATGCCAGCCTTGACGGCCTTCTGGAAGTTGCCGTTCTTGACAGCCAGCTGGGCCTCCCAAAGCATGATACCGCCAATGTTGGGCAGGTTGAGAGCAGAGACGCCCTGGTAAGCAGAGAGGAgggtgctggaggagacgtAACCCTGGTCACCGTCGGCACCGCTGGCCAGAGCACCAATGAAGAGAGTGGCGTTGCCAATGTTCTTGGACCAGTTCTTGACAGCGTTGTTGAAGCCAGACTGGGCAATGTTGCAGTTGCCGTTGTTGTAGAACTGAACCCAGATGTAGTCGGCCAGCTGGCAGACGTTGAGGGGCTCCGAAGCATCGGGGAAGGGGCACTGGGGAGCAGCAGTCAGGTAGTACTTCTTGCTGGTGTCCTTGGCGAAGTTGGACTTGAAGCGCTGGGCCATGGCAAGGTAACCAGTGGGGTTGCCAGTCTCGTTGTCTATCATGGAAATACAATATTAGCAACTTGAAGATTAAGACACAGAACATGATTCTTTTTACTCACCGAGATCAACACCGTCCAGCTTGACGCTGCCAAAGGGACGG harbors:
- a CDS encoding phytanoyl-CoA dioxygenase (PhyH) domain-containing protein translates to MSNKQPLAGGTVPNEVGSAARLSRPSLSKAPDARIQQLIHQINEHGYAIIPNAFSPSIVAEAKAEVARLTADPEMVGPAGEKGRNTFEGYKTQRLYALANKSRVFDAFALHEDVLALTDYFLDPGYLVNSFQSINILPGESAQTLHYDHGYVTMERPHKPVGTGVMIALDDYTANNGATVIVPDSHLWDSHRVPSAEETIPVIMPAGSMLFFLSTLWHGGGANTSDGSRLALTAQYCQPWIRPMENQILAVDWEKLDDIPERLVDMLGYKVGNPFLGFVDGGSPRAAVGRLLKKYKGIAEAKL
- a CDS encoding glycosyl hydrolases family 18 domain-containing protein; amino-acid sequence: MIFSKALAAAGLLATAAYAAPTATVEKRAAGGKLVIYWGAEDDSTTLANVCADPSYDIVNLAFLSRFFAGGGYPELSLSTLGGPSSAQRSAGATNLQDGTSLVPAIKACQAAGKLVILSMGGATDFSAVTLTGDAQGQQIADTVWNLFLGGTANPTLRPFGSVKLDGVDLDNETGNPTGYLAMAQRFKSNFAKDTSKKYYLTAAPQCPFPDASEPLNVCQLADYIWVQFYNNGNCNIAQSGFNNAVKNWSKNIGNATLFIGALASGADGDQGYVSSSTLLSAYQGVSALNLPNIGGIMLWEAQLAVKNGNFQKAVKAGISSGTGTTPPPTQSSTPSGGSGTCSWAGHCAGASCGSDNDCSDDLTCNSGVCGTAGSTPPPPTCSWEGHCLGASCGNDNDCSDPYSCKNGVCSN